A single Nicotiana tabacum cultivar K326 chromosome 5, ASM71507v2, whole genome shotgun sequence DNA region contains:
- the LOC107822516 gene encoding protein SMALL AUXIN UP-REGULATED RNA 12-like, whose amino-acid sequence MAIRKSNKLPQAVVLKKILKRCSSLGKKNGYDDEDGLPTDVPKGHFAVYVGENRTRYIIPISFLAHPKFKSLLHRAEEEFGFNHDMGITIPCEEFVFRSLTSMLQQKRNI is encoded by the coding sequence ATGGCCATAAGAAAATCAAACAAGTTGCCACAAGCTGTTGTGCTAAAGAAAATCTTGAAAAGGTGTTCAAGTTTGGGAAAGAAAAATGGCTATGACGATGAAGATGGTCTTCCCACTGATGTCCCTAAAGGCCATTTTGCTGTCTACGTAGGAGAGAACCGAACCCGATATATTATACCAATTTCTTTCTTAGCTCACCCTAAGTTTAAGTCCCTTCTCCATCGTGCCGAAGAGGAGTTCGGGTTTAATCACGATATGGGCATTACCATTCCCTGTGAAGAATTCGTTTTTCGATCATTAACTTCCATGCTGCAGCAGAAGAGAAATATTTAA
- the LOC107822515 gene encoding uncharacterized protein LOC107822515 yields MCSPMIQKDIVDVCAKEAIKAIIEDLDGDFFGILVDESKNILHKEQMTLVLRYVNKEGEVIERFVGIVHVNNTSSQSLKKEIDSFLSYHSLSPSQIRGKGYDGASNMQGELHGLKTLILNETPSAYCIHCFTHQLQLTLVALAKKHSDVDDFFCIVTNVLNIVGSSFKRRDLLRQHQVKKLDELLISGEVHTGRGLNQERGLQRPGDTRWGSHYRTLNNLIVLFSSIIHVLKFVALEGPNYADRLVAESLMTKIKEFEFVFMLHLMWKVLMMTNDLSSSLQRMDQDIVNAMGLLTHTKQRLQRMRNSEFQSLMDDVSSFCDKHEIMIPKMDALYFPGKSKRRALDVTYSHHLHVEIFNGVIDLHLQELRSRFDVVSTDLLLGMASLNPLNSFGNFDKNRIMKLAEYYPNEFDSNKLRDLSFQLDSFVVYARGHDKRFFNMKGISNLSKVLVKSDLR; encoded by the coding sequence atgtgtTCCCCAATGATTCAGAAAGATATTGTTGATGTTTGTGCCAAAGAAGCAATCAAAGCTATCATTGAAGACTTGGATGGGGATTTTTTCGGGATACTAGTTGATGAATCAAAGAATATATTGCACAAGGAGCAAATGACACTTGTTTTGAGATATGTTAACAAAGAAGGCGAAGTAATTGAGAGATTTGTTGGTATTGTTCATGTCAATAATACATCTTCTCAATCATTGAAGAAGGAAATCGACTCTTTTCTTTCGTATCACTCATTAAGTCCATCTCAAATACGTGGGAAAGGTTATGATGGAGCTAGTAACATGCAGGGAGAGCTACATGGTCTTAAGACTTTGATTCTGAATGAAACTCCATCGGCGTATTGCATTCATTGTTTTACCCACCAATTGCAGTTAACACTTGTGGCTCTTGCAAAGAAGCATTCAGATGTAGATGACTTTTTTTGTATAGTTACTAATGtgttaaatattgttggatcatCTTTTAAGCGCAGGGATTTGCTTCGACAACATCAAGTTAAAAAATTAGATGAGTTGCTCATATCAGGTGAGGTGCATACTGGACGAGGACTAAATCAAGAACGTGGGCTTCAACGACCAGGTGATACTCGTTGGGGTTCTCATTATAGAACGTTAAATAACCTCATTGTCCTATTTTCATCAATTATTCATGTTCTTAAATTTGTTGCTCTTGAGGGTCCAAATTATGCCGATAGACTTGTTGCTGAAAGTCTTATGACTAAGATTAAggaatttgaatttgtttttatgttGCACTTGATGTGGAAAGTTCTAATGATGACAAATGATTTGAGCTCCTCATTACAAAGGATGGATCAAGATATTGTCAATGCTATGGGACTCCTCACTCATACAAAGCAAAGATTACAAAGGATGAGGAATAGTGAATTTCAATCATTAATGGATGATGTCTCTTCATTCTGTGATAAACATGAGATAATGATCCCGAAGATGGATGCTCTCTATTTTCCTGGCAAGTCAAAGCGTAGAGCTCTTGATGTTACATACTCTCATCACTTGCATGTTGAGATATTTAATGGTGTTATTGATTTGCATCTTCAAGAGCTTAGAAGTCGTTTTGATGTCGTGAGTACCGACTTACTTCTCGGTATGGCTAGTTTAAATCCACTTAATTCATTTGGTAATTTTGATAAGAACAGGATAATGAAGTTGGCTGAATATTATCCCAATGAGTTTGATAGCAACAAGCTCCGGGATCTTAGTTTCCAGCTTGATAGTTTTGTAGTTTATGCTCGTGGTCATGACAAGAGGTTCTTCAACATGAAGGGAATTAGTAACCTTTCTAAAGTATTGGTTAAGTCAGACCTGCGTTAA